A region of uncultured Desulfobacter sp. DNA encodes the following proteins:
- a CDS encoding TRAP transporter small permease subunit: MQLINRIVLFTEKIIAAIGKTAAWAIIPLMLIMVFEVVTRRMLNHPSVWTFETSIQLYGFHFMILGALTLQMGRHISVDIIVDRLSKRTRAILDMILYLVLLFPFIIVLLIESTAFARESWKIFETSFSVFAPPVYPIKTVIPVTALLLLLQGICLFYRKLLFVVKGVEL, encoded by the coding sequence ATGCAATTGATTAATCGAATAGTTTTATTCACAGAAAAAATCATTGCCGCCATCGGCAAAACTGCGGCCTGGGCCATTATCCCCCTGATGCTGATCATGGTTTTTGAGGTGGTGACCCGGCGTATGCTCAATCACCCTTCGGTGTGGACCTTTGAAACAAGCATCCAGCTTTATGGTTTTCATTTTATGATCCTGGGCGCATTAACTCTGCAAATGGGCCGCCACATCTCTGTGGACATCATTGTTGATCGCTTGAGCAAACGTACCCGGGCGATTCTGGACATGATCCTTTACCTGGTTCTCCTTTTCCCGTTTATCATAGTGCTGCTGATTGAAAGCACAGCCTTTGCCCGGGAGTCATGGAAAATATTTGAAACCAGTTTCTCGGTGTTTGCACCGCCGGTGTATCCCATAAAGACAGTGATTCCGGTAACGGCCCTGCTGCTTTTACTGCAAGGGATCTGCCTGTTTTATCGAAAACTGCTTTTTGTGGTCAAGGGGGTTGAACTATGA
- the dctP gene encoding TRAP transporter substrate-binding protein DctP, whose amino-acid sequence MKMKSMQVSAILALVLLTASMVCAQESMIRWKYNSLWPVGIGLYEGDKYFCETVNKLSNGRLKIKLYPSGQLLPGYQNLDAVKKGTIQCAGDFGSYWVGKNTAFDILATTPMGMTWIDYMLWIYHGGGQQLYDELYGQYGCKWLLQNFTPIEAGIRTHKPIRTLEDYKGLRLRMGSLFGQKILQKLGASPVLLDGSEVYESVARKVVDGAEFSIATVDWTLGFQNITKYWNAPAWYQTAIVLGLIINQDAWNELPDDLKEVVVQASRATTAYMSSWFEYGNIKATKDFQNAGTEITHLDQESMKKISDIISEVLAEEAEKNPDFKKVLSSQIQFMKDFAPVRNYESPFTFGTNSISLPELK is encoded by the coding sequence ATGAAGATGAAATCAATGCAGGTATCTGCGATTCTGGCGCTGGTATTGCTTACCGCGTCAATGGTGTGTGCCCAGGAGAGCATGATTCGATGGAAATACAACTCGCTGTGGCCGGTGGGCATCGGACTTTACGAGGGGGATAAGTATTTTTGTGAAACGGTCAACAAGTTGAGTAACGGCCGGCTGAAAATTAAATTATACCCGTCAGGACAGTTGCTTCCCGGATATCAGAACCTGGATGCGGTCAAAAAAGGAACCATTCAATGTGCCGGAGACTTCGGCTCCTACTGGGTGGGTAAAAATACCGCCTTTGACATTCTTGCCACAACCCCCATGGGTATGACCTGGATCGACTACATGCTCTGGATCTATCATGGCGGTGGCCAGCAGCTTTACGATGAACTTTACGGTCAGTACGGCTGCAAGTGGCTGCTTCAGAATTTTACCCCCATTGAGGCCGGTATCCGGACCCATAAACCCATCCGCACCCTGGAAGACTATAAAGGGTTGCGCCTGCGCATGGGCAGTCTTTTCGGACAGAAAATTCTTCAGAAATTAGGGGCATCTCCGGTTCTGCTGGACGGCAGCGAGGTATACGAATCCGTGGCACGCAAAGTTGTTGACGGGGCTGAATTCAGCATCGCCACCGTGGACTGGACCCTGGGGTTTCAAAACATCACCAAGTACTGGAATGCCCCGGCCTGGTACCAAACCGCCATCGTGCTGGGCCTGATCATCAATCAGGATGCCTGGAATGAACTGCCCGACGACCTGAAAGAAGTGGTCGTCCAGGCCTCCCGGGCCACCACGGCTTATATGAGCTCCTGGTTTGAATACGGCAATATCAAGGCCACCAAGGATTTCCAGAATGCAGGCACTGAAATTACCCATTTAGACCAGGAGTCCATGAAAAAAATCTCAGATATTATCAGCGAAGTCCTGGCCGAAGAAGCTGAAAAGAACCCGGATTTCAAAAAAGTTTTATCTTCCCAGATTCAATTCATGAAAGATTTTGCACCGGTTCGTAATTATGAGTCTCCGTTTACTTTTGGTACAAATTCCATTTCCCTGCCGGAATTGAAGTAG
- a CDS encoding TRAP transporter large permease subunit produces the protein MTTGMILALLMFACLLIGIGLGHPLAFTLGGLAVIFGYFGWGPECFGMFIDRIYMSTMNSYILVAVPLFVLMANFLDRSGVMEGLFVSVRYLLGPIRGGIGMTVILVATIFAACTGIVGASVVTIALLATPPLLEYGYKKELIAGSICAGGTLGILIPPSIMLVLMGSYAGVPVGQLFMGALIPGAILSGLYILYIGIACFFKPEWGPALTAEERVGVSTKKVLIDCLKNLFPPAILIASVLGAIFAGVATPTEAAGMGAFVALIMMIAYGRFSFKIIKDSVIATSTVTSMVLFIVVGATCFTGVFIGLGGDELVEAAILSVGSKWGAFALMMLIVLVLGMFIDWIGITMICLPLFVPIARDLGFNELWFVMMIAINLQMSFLTPPLGYAFFYFKGAGGATSQIDMIEIYRGMIPFILIMLFALATCILFPQTVLYLPGMMN, from the coding sequence ATGACAACCGGTATGATTCTGGCGCTTTTAATGTTTGCCTGCCTGCTGATCGGTATCGGCCTTGGACACCCCCTGGCCTTTACCCTCGGGGGACTTGCTGTAATTTTCGGGTATTTCGGATGGGGTCCGGAGTGTTTCGGCATGTTCATAGACCGTATCTACATGTCCACCATGAACAGCTATATCCTGGTGGCCGTGCCCCTGTTCGTCCTGATGGCCAATTTTCTGGACCGGTCCGGCGTCATGGAAGGGCTGTTTGTTTCCGTGCGCTATCTTTTGGGCCCCATTCGCGGCGGCATCGGAATGACCGTTATTCTGGTGGCCACCATCTTTGCGGCCTGCACCGGCATTGTCGGGGCTTCGGTGGTGACCATTGCCCTTCTGGCCACCCCGCCCCTGCTTGAATATGGCTACAAAAAGGAATTAATTGCCGGCTCCATCTGTGCCGGCGGAACCCTGGGCATCCTGATCCCCCCCAGCATCATGCTGGTGCTCATGGGATCCTACGCCGGGGTTCCGGTGGGCCAGTTGTTCATGGGCGCTCTGATTCCGGGCGCCATCCTTTCGGGGCTCTATATTCTGTACATTGGCATCGCCTGTTTTTTTAAACCTGAATGGGGGCCGGCCCTGACCGCCGAAGAACGCGTCGGGGTTTCCACCAAAAAAGTTCTGATCGACTGTTTAAAAAATCTTTTCCCGCCGGCAATTTTGATTGCATCGGTCCTGGGAGCCATCTTTGCCGGTGTGGCCACCCCCACCGAAGCGGCTGGCATGGGTGCCTTTGTTGCCCTTATAATGATGATCGCTTACGGCAGATTTAGTTTCAAGATCATCAAAGACTCGGTGATTGCCACCAGTACGGTAACATCCATGGTATTGTTCATCGTGGTGGGCGCCACCTGTTTCACCGGGGTTTTCATCGGTCTTGGGGGGGACGAGCTTGTGGAGGCCGCCATCCTTAGCGTGGGAAGCAAATGGGGGGCTTTTGCCCTGATGATGCTCATTGTTCTTGTGCTTGGCATGTTCATCGACTGGATCGGCATCACCATGATCTGCCTGCCGCTCTTTGTTCCCATTGCCAGAGATCTTGGATTTAACGAACTGTGGTTTGTCATGATGATTGCCATCAACCTGCAGATGTCCTTTTTAACGCCGCCGCTGGGGTATGCTTTTTTCTACTTCAAAGGTGCCGGAGGCGCCACATCCCAGATCGACATGATTGAAATATACCGGGGCATGATCCCCTTTATCCTGATAATGCTGTTCGCCCTGGCAACGTGCATCCTGTTCCCCCAGACCGTTCTCTATCTGCCCGGGATGATGAATTAA
- a CDS encoding GntR family transcriptional regulator, with amino-acid sequence MLKYQNISTSILQFLRRQIVCGKIKGGERLNENQLSAELGVSRPPLRETFRILETESLVRTTPRIGTFVTKLSGPDFNQICDFRIMVESFAVQQLKTIGIKELPGLERLVEEQNAVKIPKKFIDDEQKYTLFWQFANFHIELVESAGNSYLTQWYRGLASNIARYQYLFFFQPGSIAKDLKDHTQMLALIKSGQFHEAQTFLNAHLEYQRKKLMQTLSRFEASDTGTI; translated from the coding sequence ATGCTGAAATACCAGAATATTTCAACAAGCATACTGCAGTTTTTAAGGCGGCAGATTGTGTGTGGAAAGATAAAAGGAGGAGAACGCCTCAACGAAAATCAACTTTCGGCTGAGCTCGGCGTTAGCCGGCCGCCTTTAAGAGAAACCTTCCGCATCCTTGAAACAGAAAGCCTGGTCCGGACCACCCCCCGCATCGGCACTTTTGTGACCAAACTAAGCGGTCCGGATTTTAACCAGATCTGTGACTTTCGCATCATGGTGGAAAGCTTTGCTGTCCAGCAATTAAAGACCATTGGCATAAAAGAGCTGCCTGGGCTGGAAAGACTGGTTGAAGAACAGAACGCGGTTAAAATTCCAAAAAAATTTATTGACGATGAACAAAAATATACGCTGTTTTGGCAATTTGCCAACTTTCACATTGAACTGGTGGAATCGGCAGGCAACTCCTATCTTACCCAATGGTACCGGGGTCTGGCTTCAAACATTGCAAGATACCAGTATCTTTTTTTCTTTCAACCGGGCTCCATTGCCAAAGATCTGAAAGACCATACCCAGATGTTGGCTTTGATTAAATCAGGCCAGTTCCATGAAGCCCAGACTTTTTTGAACGCACATCTGGAATACCAACGCAAAAAACTGATGCAGACACTAAGCCGGTTCGAAGCGTCTGATACGGGTACAATTTAA
- a CDS encoding radical SAM protein, which produces MRVVLAFPPRASATYVPLGIAILAPYMETAVPGTAVRLVDLNLAAWRWLAGAHPSGMDLMAFLSGNRGQFLNAEHTLAHKQIWDQIRKTMAHMGRQAEAFLAGGEAEPLFLNLLGALTGQLLDFDPELVGISVLFPEQVPFAAALARAVRQVAGCRIILGGAMMSALDIHELLMGVPEIDGVVEGEGEEACAALCAGKSLEAIPGLVFRDSGGIRTNPKSRSFSLDGLPAPDFSQLPLDAYFNPVPVLPVLFSRGCVWRRCRFCTHNFSFGGYRKKTVEAFVLEIEQACRQYHTHHFYSADEFITAQDMDAISTVILAKGLSINLHILGKPVAECTRERMALWAAAGCRWIGWGVETGSQRLLDLINKGTHVRDIRQVLEDAASVGIANTALMIFGLPTSTDQDLIRTLDFLTEIYPHVHSFTASAFVLHERTHFARHADRYGLHIDGIQTLFSSRGVDVKSRRLKFREIGSDGSLRSPRGALEVAAWIRHRRWLGDPPLEEQLTTEHYLIHVSKPSPVLGSPQSSSADPELA; this is translated from the coding sequence ATGCGGGTTGTTCTTGCCTTTCCGCCCCGGGCCAGTGCCACCTATGTTCCCTTGGGGATAGCAATCCTTGCACCCTATATGGAAACTGCCGTCCCCGGCACTGCTGTCCGACTTGTTGATCTGAATCTGGCTGCCTGGAGGTGGCTGGCCGGTGCCCATCCCTCGGGCATGGATCTGATGGCGTTTCTTTCGGGAAACAGGGGGCAGTTTTTAAATGCAGAGCATACCCTGGCCCATAAACAGATTTGGGATCAGATTCGTAAAACCATGGCGCATATGGGCCGGCAGGCCGAGGCGTTTTTGGCCGGGGGGGAAGCTGAGCCGCTGTTTTTAAATCTTTTAGGTGCATTGACAGGTCAGTTGCTGGATTTTGACCCTGAACTGGTGGGCATTTCCGTCCTTTTTCCCGAGCAGGTTCCCTTTGCGGCGGCCCTGGCCCGGGCTGTCAGGCAGGTTGCCGGATGCAGAATTATTCTGGGCGGTGCCATGATGTCCGCATTGGATATCCATGAACTGCTCATGGGGGTACCGGAAATTGACGGGGTGGTTGAAGGGGAGGGGGAAGAGGCCTGTGCCGCCCTTTGTGCCGGAAAAAGCCTGGAAGCCATTCCCGGCCTGGTTTTCCGTGACAGCGGCGGTATTCGTACAAATCCCAAGTCCAGATCTTTTAGCCTGGATGGTCTGCCTGCCCCGGATTTTTCACAGCTGCCCCTGGATGCCTATTTTAATCCTGTGCCGGTTTTGCCCGTGCTTTTTTCCCGGGGCTGTGTCTGGCGACGCTGTCGTTTCTGTACCCATAATTTTTCCTTTGGCGGATACCGGAAAAAAACAGTGGAAGCATTTGTCCTGGAGATTGAACAGGCGTGCCGGCAATATCATACCCATCACTTTTATTCGGCGGATGAATTCATTACGGCACAGGATATGGATGCTATTTCAACCGTTATTCTGGCAAAAGGGCTCTCCATAAACCTGCATATTTTAGGAAAGCCTGTGGCAGAGTGCACCCGGGAACGGATGGCATTGTGGGCCGCGGCCGGCTGCCGGTGGATCGGGTGGGGTGTGGAAACCGGATCCCAGCGCCTGCTCGACCTTATTAATAAAGGGACACATGTCCGGGACATCCGGCAGGTCCTTGAAGATGCTGCAAGCGTAGGAATTGCCAATACTGCACTCATGATTTTCGGACTGCCGACCTCAACGGATCAGGATCTGATCCGGACGTTGGATTTCCTCACGGAGATCTATCCCCATGTCCACAGTTTCACCGCCAGTGCCTTTGTGCTTCATGAACGGACCCACTTTGCAAGGCATGCAGACAGATACGGGCTTCACATTGACGGCATACAGACCTTGTTTTCAAGCAGGGGCGTAGATGTGAAAAGCCGCCGTCTCAAGTTCAGGGAGATCGGATCTGACGGCAGCCTGCGTTCTCCCCGGGGAGCCCTGGAGGTGGCTGCCTGGATTCGTCACCGCCGTTGGCTGGGTGATCCTCCTTTGGAAGAGCAATTGACCACTGAACACTATTTGATCCATGTTTCTAAACCGAGTCCGGTTTTGGGGTCTCCGCAATCTTCTTCGGCAGATCCGGAATTGGCGTAA
- a CDS encoding rhodanese-like domain-containing protein — protein sequence MIEQEEFTEISFEEFEQYQAKNKETDFVVVDVRQEQEYSAGHVPGAKLIPLNVLGSHLSELAFDKDLFFYCRSGARSEVAGIMAAESGRSPQKTYNITGGFLSYQGHSLEGFPRLQVFDYQESDGGLLYKAMALEKAAELFYKTILSFAPEEKYSASIEQLAKAETAHARTIYSYWRKTVERPEPFETLYGSFRGDILENGQPLAEVTARLHANKEISWTDVIEMALRVEIQAYDLYRNMADRRGQGDAQDAFLSIAQMEKSHMKLVAEMLGSD from the coding sequence ATGATTGAACAAGAGGAATTTACAGAGATTTCATTTGAAGAGTTTGAACAGTACCAAGCCAAGAATAAAGAAACCGATTTTGTGGTGGTTGATGTCCGGCAGGAACAGGAATATTCAGCCGGGCATGTTCCGGGGGCCAAACTGATTCCTCTGAACGTTCTGGGCAGTCATTTATCGGAACTTGCTTTTGATAAAGACCTGTTTTTTTATTGCCGCAGTGGTGCCCGGTCTGAAGTGGCCGGCATTATGGCCGCAGAAAGCGGCAGAAGCCCCCAGAAAACCTACAACATCACCGGTGGATTTCTTTCATACCAGGGCCATTCCCTGGAGGGATTTCCCCGGCTGCAGGTGTTTGACTACCAGGAAAGCGATGGTGGGCTGCTTTATAAGGCAATGGCGCTGGAAAAAGCAGCAGAGCTGTTTTATAAAACCATCCTGTCCTTTGCTCCGGAGGAAAAGTATTCAGCATCCATTGAACAGCTGGCCAAAGCGGAAACCGCCCATGCCCGGACTATTTATTCATACTGGCGCAAGACGGTTGAAAGGCCGGAGCCCTTTGAGACCCTTTACGGGTCTTTCAGGGGGGATATCCTTGAAAATGGTCAGCCCCTTGCCGAAGTGACAGCCAGGTTGCATGCAAATAAAGAGATTTCATGGACAGATGTCATAGAGATGGCTTTAAGGGTTGAAATCCAGGCCTATGACCTTTATCGCAACATGGCAGACCGCCGGGGGCAGGGTGATGCCCAGGATGCATTTCTCTCCATTGCCCAGATGGAGAAATCACACATGAAACTGGTGGCTGAAATGCTTGGTAGCGATTGA